GTGACGTCACTTATCAGGTACCAACGTaattaattatgataaaaataaatttaaaaactcgttttgcaaaaaatccaataaggatattaaaattttcactttcaaagaatatatttcaacattttttttggaatttttaataaaattttctctaattatatacttaatttaataacatttaCATTCCCAGCCCGACCCTGCACATTGTTTACATTTTCTAACAATACTGAAACTGTGACGTCAAGAATCAGATACTAGAGATAATGTAAACAATGTGCAGGGCCGgactaaaaacattttatttaggataatttttttaataattttaaactgaatcgaattattaataattacaaaGACTTACCACCAGTTCTGGTATTCTTTTTGCAATATGTCATAACTTCTTTATCGACAAATCGATGTACTGAAAAATCTAAACTATTATCCGAATTGACGTTGGCGCTTAATCTATTATTGTTCCCGACCCTCAATCGTTCGAATGAATCCGCAACCATACCGAAATGGTGCGAATTATCGACGCTCTTGTATACAGAATGTCTCGCGTAATTCGGCTGAATCGGAATAGGAGGCACTAACGATAAAGGCACTGGTGTCGAATTCCTGTAATTGTAATTTTCCTGCAGTTGATTATTCTTCGGAGCTAACAGTGATAAAGGGGGACGTTCTTTCGTTCTTGTAACCACGGTACCACCGTTAGGAGTGAGTATCGGTGCTGCTCTGGCTTTAGGCCAAGTACCACCGTTGTTTTTCTCTTCTTTCGTTTGAGAAAAATGCTTTTTCGTtgctgaaaaacaaaaatttcccATTAAAACACATCATAAGCTAAAATTATATCTATTTACCTGCCGATCTTTTAACCGTACCAGGATGGTAGCTATCCAGTACCAAATCTAATTCCGCTATCGCTTGTTCATGTCCGTAATCAATGGGATTCGGGGAACTGTTcctatatttctttttatcttcTTTAGAATGCCTCCAAGGCCCTCGCATCATTTCCAACTTTTCCTAATTACAACGGAATAAGATCCTGTCAATATAtttgcgttaaaaaaagtgaatttttattacCTTTAACCATGCCCCACTGTTATTTTTCTCTTTGAAATCCTGCAACAGCCAATCTTCAGTTTGCGAACTGCGGTTTTCCTTTTTATGTCTTCTAACAGGAGTGAATACGTTAGGACATTCAGGATAACTCATTTTTAAAGTTGTTATATTGATAACATCGCTGGAATCTCCGTTCAAGATCTCCATAGCTTCCTCGGCACTCTCTATATCGTCCATAGATTTATCATTtatctagaaaacaaaaatgatcaaatcGAATAAACAAATATCGATTCTCTCTTACTCTAAGTACTCGATCTCCTACAGTTAGACTTTTATCTCTCGCAGCTAGACTCCCTTCGCTTATTCTATTGATGTAAACTCCGATTTTTAATGATAATCCGTGGCAACCGGGTACAAGCCTAGCTGTATGTATCCATTTAGTGACTTGATCGTTGGTTACGTCGTTTCTGCATCTGTTTCTCTTTACCAAAACTCTAGCTAAAGGCATACTTGAACGTATAGCTTCCGTAACCATACGTAAAGATCCTTGACTACAATCTATGTCGTTCACTTTGAGGATACGATCGTTTTGGAAGAGTTTACCTTCTGCAGAGGAACCGGAAGCCACTGACGCGACATAAACGTATCCGTCAcctagaaaaaattgaaattagatactaaatataaaaattatagtttttcaCCTGATAATTCTCTTCCTGTGGCAAATTCAAGTCCTTCTTCATCGGCCGCTGTGAGTTCGAGTTCGACTACTTCAGTATGAAGTCTAGAATATTCTTGTAAATATTCCAAACCGGACGATTTTTCTAGATGCATTTCAATAGCTTCCCTCAAAGCTTTAGCTTCTTTAACTAATTCGTTTCGTTGTTTTTTCACTGCGTCAGATTCGCGCAGAGATTCGGCCAATTCAGATACAGCTCTGTCTCTTTCTTTACGCATGTTATCACATAGGGTCCTAATGCTTTCTCTTTCCAATACTATTTTATCCCTTTCgctaaaaaaacaacaaatatgtAGAATACGATTATTTCGTTAATTTGGGTTGTTGGATACCTGAAAGCCCAATCTCTACGTCCTTTGGAAACTTCAGCTTCTTGTACAGCTTCAGCTAATTCGGTTTGAGCTTTATCCAAACTCTTTCTGAGATTCTCCAATTCCTGGTTGGCCTGATCCAAATTATCCAGTCTTCTTTGATTAATCGAATGCACATTTTCCCTCAAATGTTCTTTACATCCCTGTCCATCCCCTAAAGTTCCTAAGCTATCAATGAGTCTTCCACGAGATATCTTGGTTTGGTCGCCCAACATCAACATTCCCTTTTCGGAGGTGGCACTAAATTCTCCAAATTTCTCCCTTAAATCGTTACCATCTTTTATCGCTTTATCGCGTTCGTGAAGAGCGCTAGAGATTTCTCGCCTTAGAGATTCCAGTTGATAAGTGAGATTTCTTTTTTCCTCTTGTAATTCTTTGTTAGCCACATCGAGcaaatggatttttttcaaagattGAGCCAGATCGTCGCTAAGTTTCTCCATTTCTTTATGAACAGTGTCCCTGAAACATTTCTAATCAATattaatcaaacaaaattggaattttatatacCGTTCACTCATTACTAATGTATATTCGGCAGTTGTAGCATTCCTTTCATCCGTAAGCCTTTTAATATCTTTGTTAGCTTTAATGGTGACATTAACTGCTTCGTCATATTGTTGTTGTAACTTCTGATGAGCTTCTCTGTATTTAGCATATTCTTTACATATTTTAACTAATTGTTGTTTGAAACCGACTACGTCCCTCTGGGCTTGCGCCCTTTCTTGACTTAGAAGCTCACATTGTTTTAACAATCTGCTGTTCTCATCTTGTGCTATTTCTAACTTGGAAAGAGCTTGCGAATGGGACATGAAAAGGCTTTCGCTCGCATTGCCATTACGTTCAGTGAGTTCTTTACAGAGTCGCTGATTTTCTGCCTGTAGTTGCTTATTTTCATTTAGGAGTTCTGCGTATTTGGTTCTGAGAGATGCTGAATCTTGAGAGGATACTTCTAATTGATTCATCACAGCTCTGTGTTGCTCTCGGTAATAATCTAGGTCCTAAGAATAactatttgattaaatatttgtcattaaaaaaatttatttgaataagtttTCTATACTATATGAATACGTACACTAAGAGCAAGATCACACCTCCTTCTTGATGAACTTAATTCATTGTTAGTTTTCTCTATCTGATGTTTAAGAGCATCGTACTCTCTACTGGGAAAATTTCGTGATAAAGTAcctatatatatgaaataatttgaaaaataacaccTCGAGAAGTATGTagcactttttaaataattatttgaagcaGTTTTATTTGACTCACCGTTGCTATCTCCTCCATTATCAGCATTAGTGGCCATCCTTATATGTTAGTTTCATAATTGTGATTTAAccacatttatataaaatgcaGCAAccttaaatacaaataattactGGGAAacaataatagataataatccACCCAGTAAAAGcaaaatgtatttattgaaaaacagaaTCTCTACATAAAAATGAACGTAGAaagatataattataaaaaaaaagaaacatttataataaaaggaCATTCACTTAGTTCCAAACTAGTTCAATGAAATTCATATTGTTAGTTTCTTGCTTTCACAATTGAATCATTAATTAATACATGTTTCGACGAAATATCTATAACTACAAgcataattgaaaaaaaaatatgtcttaatgaatatatattttactgtTATTTACTCCCTTTCTATTGTATTATTTCACcttaaaaaattctttcaagTCGTTTCGCTTTAGTAAAAATTTACTGAACcatataaatagtaaaaaatagttatataaatttctattaaacAGAAGTGtagaaaaagaataattaaatcTTTTGCAATATTGGTGGTTACGGTTTAACTGAATCTACGTAGCATCCtagttttgtttatttctcaaaatacgaacttttaaagtaaataaataatatgataaatctattaaaattacttaccgttcataatattatatttaattccaACActtactgaaaaataaaaataagtatgcAATCTTTTGCTACATCTGCAACTGACATTTATTGTCATCTGTCTGTGAAACGAATGTTGCCAATTCTCAATCAACTAAATATAGGAATAAATTCCGCCCAAACAATTAAgcgttaattaaatatttaatacacTAAGTGTGTTtatctattaatataattatagtaaatttATTAGGAATGTtgaatgtatatataaaaaaagttttgcatttcgaggttatgtttttcACATCTCTTGTTGGCAAATTTGTTTTGtctattttacatttgaatttAGTTCTTTTATAATCGgtagtttaatttgaaattttgttttatttcttcattttaatgttattttttgagaaatatttgtaGATCACCTCCATCGTTCGTAGCGTACGCTTTATTAAACGAGCACACTTTGTAAAAAATCTCTTTCCTTTATTTAGTCGTAGTTAGGTATGCAACccaaattatattttccattgTTATATAAATTGAACGTTTATTTTTCCGCTAaatttttcatggtttttaaaaaattccaaatactTACACATTCAGGTACTTCTGATAATTAAAACTCATAAACACtaacattttatctattttatttgtCCTTTTTGATCATTATACAATATTACAGAGTAGGTAATAGATAAGatatttttgtatacaaatttttgatcaattctTAAAGTAGACAGACAATAAATTAAATGAGTCAATTTATATTTGCgacattttaaaaatcatatttccgCAATAAAGGGGACCGAAATACGTAACAAGACATTTTGATATGACATTGGGCTTTTGACGTTGACATTCAAAATGACGGGCACCTCCTCTACTCGTTACGTCATTTCCGTTCCAGAACAAGCATATCTATTGACATAATCACTTGAGAAGTCCTCAACATTCCACATGATGAATTAGATAATagaagtttttgtttttgttgctaattatataattagttttacaaaaaaaagtaaattaatagaaaattcgaTATAAACGCTacgtttattgtttttaatgtaaaaactgGATTGTAACGTATTTGTAGATGTGTATCGTAGAATTAAATTTACATACGAGGGTTCGTTGATTGTTATTCAGATATATCTGGATCAAATCTGGACGTTATTTTCGTCATCAGGAGTTAATTATCCAGTTTTGAAtaaatggaaatggaaattgGGTGTTATAGTTGCCGAGTGAGAAACTTTTTACCTTGTCCTCGTATATATATTGCAGAAATACAttgagattaatttttttataaatatgaaggtaaataatagaaaaatatgtacaataaattataagaaagGAAGTTTGGAGAGTAAAAGCTgccaattattttaatatcgaTAAAATTATTGCAGactaatcaaaaattaataaaatataaaataaaagcaaataaaaaaataataaattaacatattttatattttacaatgatCACATAaccaaattgaataaaaaaactagtATCAATTTGGTTCCTAAATTAATAACATAGACTGTAATCAAGTTTTGACAGACATCAAATGTTGACATATGTCATCAGTGGtggaaattgaagaaaatgaaaaataactacAACAATCTGGCCGAATCTTCTGATTGGTTAGATAATGTAATGAAACGTTGGCTTGGTAATTATCCAGCTAAAACAAAATGGATGTACAACTACAGCGAAGCAGTCATGAAAATTTAAGAACCgaagatacaaaaaaagaataaacaaaatttaaaattacaaaaaaaagtgattaTCACAACGTTAGTATTAAAATTCTCTCAATaaaatacttggaaaaaaaatgagaataaattaaaacttaacctaacttaaaacagaataaaaaatggCGCTGATATGAACGTAACGGTTATTTTTCggaaatttctaaatatatacagtgtgtaaCGGAAAAATTCAAGTTTATAACGGTTCGAGGTTAATTTACTAAATAATCAAAAACGTCAATTcggaaatatatcaaaaaaaatattaaccagAAAGATTTGTGCGCATCCGGTAGTtctttaaacataaaaaaatgtttcaaaaaaaaaattttttattatttagacaagattagaaatttccaatttacatattttattatcgCGCTATTAGCCGTCAGACTTTGTACAAAAAGAAGCAAATAATACGAGGTAcagttattaaataatattaccaactcgtccacgacatgatCCGCGAAACCGGTCCTGTTCGAAAATTTGGTGGAACACatacttttttatagaattaatttatttgttcactttctagaaccgaattatcgagaaattctTTTTTGTGTAAATACTCGCTCGTTCGGCAGCGaaaaagtcagtaaataatctCATGTCAACCCGAATACAACgcgataaacaaataaacagtgtgtttaaataaattaatacgtTTTGGAAATAGTAATTggaataatttagtgaatagttaagtgcAATTACAGTGGACGTATAAATAATGAGTAAGCGAGAAATATTTGGTGTTAATACAAATCAGTTTAGCCGTAACCACAACCGAATGTTGTAATTTATTAAACGCGTGTTTTAAACGACCTAAAAGTGGTTTTACACGATTCCAAcgttcatttatttaataatcgtACCTCGTACGTTACAATTATCGGAATAAAATAGAAGGAacttcaaaaaacattttgtttctaaaacatACACacttcaaatatatatatatatatatatatatatatatatattagtttttgtaaTGGCAGAATTTAAAAGTGTACCAACTCTTATATACCTCCGAGCTCGAAGGTATATTAGAGTTGGTACACTTTCGATGTTTTATTGCCACTATCCCACGACTAAAACTCTCGTAATCTAGCCGACAAACATTTCGTTccaattcatatttatttttatatacagtttATACAGTGTGATACCGTTTTAGTGcgcgagaaaaaaatttttgatattgattatttgtaataatagaTGGGACACACTGTATACGTTGACTATACTAAAACGAGCACATTGTATAAGgaggtgattttttttttaattttttattgtgactTAGGTCGAGGAACGATTAAAATTACATACTCTGGCACTCTCTTCAtcgaacactctgtatatatcgGGGTGGTATGACGAGCGATGTGAAAATGGTTGTTGGGAAATTAAATTCGTTAACAAACagtattcgaattttttttgtttgaaaatagaaaaattggaaacaaataaacacaaaaaaaatgggGGGAAATGGGGAGTGGGTGGTGGGGGGGGTAAATTAAATGATATatggaaattaattataataaaaactgcgcatagaagaaaatatttaggtattttttgtttaaataaaaacccTCGTAGATAAAAGCGcgaaaatatatacagggtgtttatttAAATCTATAAAAAGCTGCGTATTTTGTAAATGAAACCAAAGATGATACATAACGAATCAGAAACGtcgttattttaatatttacagGGTAAAACTATgagtaatttgaaatattaactttggaaattttccattttccatttttcgaatgataattttagttaaaattacatttaatGACCACCCCGAAATGTATTTGTACCAATCACTGCCCAAAATAACTGAATAACTCTTTTAGTTACGAACTTTTTGACCTAcccctgtataaaatataaactattatttttattattttatattcaataccctaaaaaaaaattctggttGAATAAATGcgaattttatgaaattctatacaaaattataaaattattttggtcatatacgaggtttgtcgaaaaattttcatatctttcttGTATTCTGTGATGTTTTagcgaaattttcaaaaagaagataattaaatttttcaaaaatgatataatttgtaaaaaaagagctaataatgatttttaaaaaaattcaaaaactataagtagtttgaaatattaacgttggaaattttccattttccatttttcgaatgataattttagttaaaattacatttaatGACCACCCCGAAATGTATTTGTACCAATCACTGCTCAAAATAACTGAACAACTCTTTTTTAGTTACGAACTTTTTGACCTAcccctgtataaaatataaactatcattgcgattttttttcattaataccctaaaaaaaatttctggtTGAATAAATGCGTATTTTATGGAAt
The sequence above is drawn from the Diorhabda carinulata isolate Delta chromosome 6, icDioCari1.1, whole genome shotgun sequence genome and encodes:
- the LOC130895139 gene encoding disks large homolog 5, with product MATNADNGGDSNGTLSRNFPSREYDALKHQIEKTNNELSSSRRRCDLALSDLDYYREQHRAVMNQLEVSSQDSASLRTKYAELLNENKQLQAENQRLCKELTERNGNASESLFMSHSQALSKLEIAQDENSRLLKQCELLSQERAQAQRDVVGFKQQLVKICKEYAKYREAHQKLQQQYDEAVNVTIKANKDIKRLTDERNATTAEYTLVMSERDTVHKEMEKLSDDLAQSLKKIHLLDVANKELQEEKRNLTYQLESLRREISSALHERDKAIKDGNDLREKFGEFSATSEKGMLMLGDQTKISRGRLIDSLGTLGDGQGCKEHLRENVHSINQRRLDNLDQANQELENLRKSLDKAQTELAEAVQEAEVSKGRRDWAFSERDKIVLERESIRTLCDNMRKERDRAVSELAESLRESDAVKKQRNELVKEAKALREAIEMHLEKSSGLEYLQEYSRLHTEVVELELTAADEEGLEFATGRELSGDGYVYVASVASGSSAEGKLFQNDRILKVNDIDCSQGSLRMVTEAIRSSMPLARVLVKRNRCRNDVTNDQVTKWIHTARLVPGCHGLSLKIGVYINRISEGSLAARDKSLTVGDRVLRINDKSMDDIESAEEAMEILNGDSSDVINITTLKMSYPECPNVFTPVRRHKKENRSSQTEDWLLQDFKEKNNSGAWLKEKLEMMRGPWRHSKEDKKKYRNSSPNPIDYGHEQAIAELDLVLDSYHPGTVKRSAATKKHFSQTKEEKNNGGTWPKARAAPILTPNGGTVVTRTKERPPLSLLAPKNNQLQENYNYRNSTPVPLSLVPPIPIQPNYARHSVYKSVDNSHHFGMVADSFERLRVGNNNRLSANVNSDNSLDFSVHRFVDKEVMTYCKKNTRTGVPKYGSDSERESIQPESNHSHSRGHSQLFISPRFHYPYQPHHIPHLNQSKESFSFEPFHHIHSPSADVATSRRQPDLLESGGTFPRKNQRFRVPSNPSVTSKVSTGSIERGSSERGSPMPSFLVEVLSSPGDHSGASTHKEYCPWAHKPLPGELRRVHIDKSNEPLGIQINCPEAGGIFVSTVSENSLASRVGLQIGDQLLEVCGINMRNATYNLAANVLRQCGNSITMLVQYSPEKYHELGESRNCSDCASESEEEDDEEIDNEATPCNSPKEVRKSSLLQLKPSQLMVIQRQAQNNTNNGNSRNSSEEPRYLCIETLKTSNLGISLVGGNAAGIFIHSVQPDSLAYHAGLRTGDQILEYNGSDLRAATAEEAAYELAKPADKVTVLAHYRIDKYNEIKDKPGDSLYVRCGFDRSGNEMTEPPQFSFSKDEVLYVDNTMFNGVPGQWRAWKLDAEGHRQQCGIIPSKYKVEEELLLRRGAGDPSESRSTATARRSFFRRKKHQRGSSGSSGLGTSRDSKELASFCNLSPGWYSDSGSLHEDLSQSSYQRVERLQYPEFRPVIVLGPLAECVADKLVQDFPDKFTRASTESRRCSQAQLDRELAEGLILEYRRRGSTYECITISAVRSVAQTRLHCMLDGSITMVERLHRHHIYPVVLLIKFKSTKQIREVKDARYSIDKLSGKAAKEMFEHGQKLELEYRHLVTAVVSAGANVAHICAQVKVAVDAEHRKSQWVPTAAGH